The Gemmatimonadaceae bacterium nucleotide sequence CCCGCCAGGCCCGCGTTCCACGCCCAGCACGGAGTCCGCGAGGTCACGGCCACCCTGCGCGAGCTTGCGGCCGGTGCTGTCCACCACGAGAAGCGTGGCGCCGGGATAGCCGGTCTCGGCCAGGTCGCGAGCGGCGTCGCCGAGCATCGCGGTCACGAGGCTCACGGTGGCGAGGTTGCGCCAGCAGCCGATGGCCTCACCGGCGCGGTTGCGCAGTGGCGCCGCGAAGCCGATCACGTTCGCGGCCCCCGGGCCGTAGATCCGCAACACGTCGGCATCCGGGGCGGCGGGCGTGATCACGGTGCCGGTGGCCGACGCATTGCTGGTGGCACTGAACTGCATGTGCGTGGAGAACCGGCCGGCCATGCACGACTTGAACCACATCGCGTCACGATAGTTCTGCGCGTAGATCGGCTCAGACGCCACCGGCTTGCCCGCGGCGTCCCGGTCGTTCACGGCAATCACCCGGCCGTCACTGTCCACCAGCGTCGAAAGGACGTACATGCCGTAGGCGGCAACGTAGGCATTGGTGCGGTCCACGATCCGGTTGCCCGCGGCACCGACCCGGTACCACTGCGTGCGGTCCTCGACCACGTCGTTGAAGCCGAACGCCTGCACGTCGCCGTATCGCTCGAAGAGGTTGCGATCGATCTTGTCGGCCACATGGCCGGCCGTCTTCTGGATGCCGTCCGCCGCGCGCTCCCGGATGGCGGCGGCGGAGCGCTGCAGGGTCAGGATCGAGGCAATCGCCAACGGCACGATGCCGAAGGCGAGGCAGAGGAGCGCGAGTTTCCTCGCGATCGGCCAGTTCGAGAACTTCATGCGAAGGCGTGACTGAAGTGGAAAGGCGGGCCGTGCGGAACGGATGTCTCCTCGGAGGTTTCGGCTCGCGGCGCGCGAATCTCTTGCAGTCTCATCCATTGAGGCCGCCTGACCGTCGGTGTCGGGTAGATTCCCGCGTTGCTGCAGGCGGGATCACCTCAACGGGACACGCAGACCATGGCGCGGGTGGCAATTCTGGGGATGGGCCTGCTCGGCAGCGGTTTTGCCGAGGGCATGCTGAATCGTGGCGGGACGACCGTCGTGGTGTGGAATCGCACGCCGTCGCGGTGCGAGCCGCTGGTGGCGCTGGGGGCGACGGCCGCCGAGTCGCCGTCGGAGGCGGTGCGCGGGGCAGATCGGGTGCACCTCGTGCTCCTCGACGACGACAGCGTGGATGCGATCATCGCCGAGTTCCAGGCGGCGCTGCATCCGGATGCCGTGATCATCGACCACACGACGAACCTGCCGGCGCGTGTGGCCGCCCGTGCCGCCAGGCTGGATGCGGCCGGACTGCACTACCTGCATGCGCCGGTGATGATGGGGCCCGGCGCCGCGCGCGACGCGAAGGGCATGATCCTCGTTGCCGGACCCACGGCGCGCGTGCAGCGGGTGCACCCGGCGCTCGTGCCGATGACCGGCGAGGTGTGGCACGTCGGTGAGCGCCCCGACCTCGCTGCGGTGTACAAGCTCTTCGGCAATGCCGGCGCGCTGTCGGTCGTCGGGGTGCTGGCCGACATCATGCGGATGGCCGACGCAGCGGCCGTGCCGCGCCGCGGCGTGCTGGAGATGCTCGCGAAGGTGAACCTCAATGGCCCGCTCAACATGCGGGGCACCATGATGGTCAGCGGGACCTACGAGCCGAACTTCACCCTCGAGGTGGCCCGCAAGGACCTGCGCCTGATGCTCGAGACGCTCGGTGACGCGAAGGCGCCGATGCTGGCGGCCCTCGCCGGCCAC carries:
- a CDS encoding NAD(P)-dependent oxidoreductase; its protein translation is MARVAILGMGLLGSGFAEGMLNRGGTTVVVWNRTPSRCEPLVALGATAAESPSEAVRGADRVHLVLLDDDSVDAIIAEFQAALHPDAVIIDHTTNLPARVAARAARLDAAGLHYLHAPVMMGPGAARDAKGMILVAGPTARVQRVHPALVPMTGEVWHVGERPDLAAVYKLFGNAGALSVVGVLADIMRMADAAAVPRRGVLEMLAKVNLNGPLNMRGTMMVSGTYEPNFTLEVARKDLRLMLETLGDAKAPMLAALAGHMDDALRAGMAREDFAILGKA